Proteins from a genomic interval of Lolium perenne isolate Kyuss_39 chromosome 1, Kyuss_2.0, whole genome shotgun sequence:
- the LOC127327593 gene encoding germin-like protein 8-4, whose amino-acid sequence MPRRQKQLTMASSSSVILLTVLLALASWQATAYDPSPLQDFCIADMKSPVRVNGFACKDPMTATPDDFFNPAMLDQARDTKASKVRSNVTNINVINFPGLNTLGISLARIDYGPLGVNTPHIHPRATELLTVLEGTLYLGFVTSNPNRLFSKIVKKGDVFVFPKAMIHFQMNLAHDKPAAALSSLSSQNPGVISIANAVFGSKPPISDDVLATAFQVEKNLIDWLQSQFWENNNY is encoded by the exons ATGCCTCGAAGGCAAAAGCAACTCACAATGGCATCCTCTTCCTCAGTGATTCTCCTTACCGTCCTTCTTGCCCTGGCCTCATGGCAGGCCACAGCCTACGACCCTAGCCCTCTTCAAGACTTCTGCATCGCTGACATGAAGTCGCCTG TGAGAGTAAACGGGTTTGCTTGCAAGGACCCAATGACAGCCACCCCCGACGATTTCTTCAATCCAGCCATGCTCGATCAGGCTAGGGATACTAAGGCCAGCAAGGTCAGGTCAAATGTCACCAATATCAATGTCATAAATTTCCCGGGCCTCAACACCCTTGGCATCTCGCTGGCACGCATCGACTATGGTCCATTGGGCGTGAACACACCACACATACACCCCCGTGCCACTGAGCTCTTGACCGTGCTTGAGGGAACACTCTACCTTGGATTTGTCACATCCAACCCAAACAGACTCTTTTCCAAGATAGTTAAGAAGGGTGATGTGTTCGTGTTCCCAAAGGCCATGATCCACTTCCAAATGAACCTGGCGCATGACAAGCCAGCAGCTGCGTTGTCCTCGCTCAGCAGCCAAAACCCTGGGGTTATTTCTATTGCCAACGCAGTGTTTGGATCCAAGCCACCAATTTCAGATGATGTTTTGGCAACGGCATTTCAGGTGGAAAAGAATCTGATAGATTGGCTTCAATCTCAGTTTTGGGAGAATAACAACTACTAA